One window from the genome of Lusitaniella coriacea LEGE 07157 encodes:
- the ebsA gene encoding type IV pilus biogenesis protein EbsA — translation MSLETLKPAAKADAIVYAPYFQGTKRNLLPLAIGLYQQGSLEGERHIEGSESIPFVATWYISKLPAELTRCRLQFDGNAELSYEVNMQNSEFVDYLIDVLMNFKRTRIVDFSRSFYRKLLRIDE, via the coding sequence ATGTCTCTTGAAACTCTAAAGCCGGCTGCTAAAGCTGACGCAATCGTTTATGCACCATACTTTCAGGGAACAAAGCGGAATCTGCTACCGTTGGCAATTGGTCTGTATCAACAAGGTTCCCTAGAAGGAGAGCGCCATATTGAAGGCAGCGAGAGTATTCCCTTTGTCGCAACCTGGTACATCTCCAAACTTCCGGCTGAATTAACTCGCTGTCGCCTGCAATTTGATGGGAATGCGGAATTGAGTTACGAAGTCAATATGCAAAATTCCGAATTTGTGGATTACTTAATTGACGTTCTGATGAATTTTAAGCGCACGCGAATCGTGGATTTCTCCCGTTCGTTTTACCGGAAATTGCTACGGATTGATGAATAA